From one Rhodamnia argentea isolate NSW1041297 chromosome 1, ASM2092103v1, whole genome shotgun sequence genomic stretch:
- the LOC115747746 gene encoding putative ubiquitin-conjugating enzyme E2 38 has product MGQPRRSKPFQRFDVISDDSDHFYRDSSLPIPATTQKKIMKEWKLLEQHLPQSITVRAYEKRVGLLRAAIAGASDTPYHDGLYFFDISFTPHYPTQPPQVHYRSFGYRINPNLYVNGNVCLSLLNTWPGKRKSETWNPKESTVLQVLLSIQALVLNERPYYNEPGFGSFKPGSSGEKKSFAYNEEAFVLSCNSMLHLIKTPPRGFEALVAWHFRDRACPILQACEAYAHGRVRVGYFRDGTPQQAPSSRVAVPKKFKESIESLYPRLYKAFSKEGASLAGLSEELSLDEATAPVKGTKGLVVNVVSTVKKFFGLK; this is encoded by the exons ATGGGACAGCCTCGGAGATCGAAGCCCTTCCAGCGCTTTGATGTCATCTCAGACGACTCGGACCACTTCTATCGCGACTCGAGCCTGCCCATCCCGGCCACGACCCAGAAGAAGATCATGAAGGAGTGGAAGCTCCTGGAGCAGCACCTGCCGCAGTCCATCACCGTGCGGGCCTACGAGAAGAGGGTCGGCCTCCTCCGGGCCGCCATCGCCGGCGCCTCCGACACGCCCTACCACGACGGCCTCTACTTCTTCGACATATCCTTCACGCCCCATTACCCAACGCAGCCACCCCAGGTCCACTACCGGTCGTTCGGGTACCGGATCAACCCGAACCTCTACGTGAACGGCAATGTCTGCTTGAGCTTGCTTAATACGTGGCCTG GCAAAAGAAAGAGTGAAACATGGAATCCGAAGGAGTCGACGGTCTTGCAGGTGCTGCTCTCGATACAGGCCCTCGTGCTGAACGAGCGACCCTACTACAACGAACCGGGTTTCGGGTCCTTCAAGCCCGGATCCTCCGGCGAGAAGAAGTCCTTTGCCTACAACGAGGAGGCCTTCGTCCTCTCGTGCAATTCCATGCTGCACCTGATCAAGACGCCTCCGAGAGGGTTCGAGGCCCTCGTCGCGTGGCACTTCCGTGACAGGGCCTGCCCCATACTGCAGGCCTGCGAGGCCTACGCCCACGGGAGGGTCCGGGTGGGGTACTTCCGGGATGGCACGCCGCAGCAGGCGCCGTCGTCTAGGGTGGCGGTGCCGAAGAAGTTCAAGGAGTCCATCGAGAGCTTGTATCCGCGGCTATACAAAGCATTCAGCAAGGAAGGGGCTTCGCTGGCCGGTTTGAGCGAAGAGTTGAGTTTGGACGAGGCGACGGCGCCGGTCAAGGGGACGAAGGGTTTAGTGGTCAATGTCGTCTCGACGGTTAAAAAGTTTTTTGGATTGAAATAG